The window CGGCGGGGGTCGATGCGGGTGGCTCCGACCGCCAGGACGGCCATCCCCAGGAGGACGAAGAGGTCCAGACCCCGCAAGACGTTGAGCAGGTAGCCGGGCGACAGGACCCCGCTCAGGACCGACCCGACGGACAGCGTCATGCGGAAGTCCCCGGCCGCGATGCGGAGCGGCACGGTCACCAGGCCGCCCAGGGCCGGGATGAGCAGCGCGTGCGCCGTGGCGGCCAGGTACTGCTTGAAGGTGCCCTCGTCCCCGAACACGAAGGCGAAGGCCACCGTGGCCATCCCGGCGGTCAGGAACGTCCAGATGGCCCACACGATGGGGCTGAAGACGAGGCCCAGGGTCCGCGCGACCCCCGCGGCCGACGGGGGGATCTCGTTGCCGGTCTCCAGCGACATGGCCCGGAAGGACTCGCGGTAGACCTCCACGGGGATCAACCAAC of the Gemmatimonadota bacterium genome contains:
- a CDS encoding YIP1 family protein; amino-acid sequence: MSTDGDTWSAPATGEAAAPPPLPPLWRRVVDVILSPGRLMEAVAREPRWLGAFLLGAALVALAGWLIPVEVYRESFRAMSLETGNEIPPSAAGVARTLGLVFSPIVWAIWTFLTAGMATVAFAFVFGDEGTFKQYLAATAHALLIPALGGLVTVPLRIAAGDFRMTLSVGSVLSGVLSPGYLLNVLRGLDLFVLLGMAVLAVGATRIDPRRGWGSAFSALLLFSLLFASVFAFFQ